One Acidobacteriota bacterium DNA window includes the following coding sequences:
- a CDS encoding FAD binding domain-containing protein: MNLNTITEVKRPASAKEIVEWQPGYAWLAGGTWLFSEPQVETHTLIDLEKLGWPALQASSAGLEVAATCRIVDLDTFAAPPEWRAAPLFSLCCRSLLASFKIWNAATVGGNICMSLPAGPMTSLMTALEGVYTLWPRSGAARQVAAIDFITGNNANVLAPGELLRSIALPADALTKDFAFRRLSLTHLGRSTALLIGTACPRTGTVILTVTAATLLPIQFTFASAPSAEQLRAAIDAKIPVELYLDDPHGSPAYRRHLTYYYAEQIRTELLSKGSKGSKGAR, translated from the coding sequence ATGAACCTGAATACCATCACCGAAGTGAAGCGGCCGGCCTCTGCCAAAGAGATCGTCGAGTGGCAGCCGGGATACGCGTGGCTCGCAGGCGGCACGTGGCTCTTCTCCGAGCCGCAAGTCGAGACGCACACGCTCATCGACCTTGAAAAACTTGGCTGGCCGGCGCTGCAAGCTTCCTCAGCCGGACTCGAGGTCGCGGCCACTTGCCGCATCGTGGACTTGGATACCTTTGCCGCGCCGCCGGAATGGCGCGCGGCTCCACTCTTCAGCCTGTGCTGCCGCTCGCTGCTGGCCTCATTCAAGATCTGGAACGCGGCCACGGTCGGCGGCAACATCTGCATGTCGCTGCCCGCCGGCCCGATGACGTCGCTGATGACTGCGCTCGAAGGGGTTTACACGTTGTGGCCGCGCAGCGGCGCCGCCCGCCAGGTCGCCGCCATCGACTTTATTACCGGCAACAACGCCAACGTGCTGGCGCCCGGCGAATTGCTGCGCAGCATCGCACTCCCCGCAGATGCGCTCACCAAAGACTTCGCCTTCCGCCGTCTTTCGCTGACCCATCTCGGCCGCTCCACAGCGCTGCTCATCGGGACCGCATGTCCGCGGACCGGCACGGTCATCCTCACCGTGACGGCGGCGACTCTGCTGCCCATCCAGTTCACCTTCGCGAGCGCGCCCTCGGCCGAACAGTTGCGGGCGGCCATCGACGCGAAGATCCCCGTTGAGCTTTATCTCGACGATCCCCACGGCTCGCCGGCGTATCGGCGGCACCTCACCTACTACTACGCGGAGCAGATCCGGACCGAACTTCTATCCAAGGGATCGAAGGGGTCCAAGGGAGCACGCTGA
- a CDS encoding nucleoside deaminase — protein MSTATAPPVSNAVHEKFIRRAIELSAKAALEYSTGGVFGAVVVKDGKIVAEGMNRVVASHDPTWHAEMEAIRLACITLQSFKLTDCTLYTAGEPCPMCLATSYWAGLKDIYYAATVADALKYGNFDDSFIYKELALPVEKRSIKMTDILREEAVEVWKKYNAKADKVPY, from the coding sequence ATGTCCACCGCAACGGCACCGCCCGTATCGAACGCCGTCCACGAAAAATTCATTCGTCGTGCCATCGAGCTGTCGGCCAAGGCCGCGCTCGAGTATTCGACCGGCGGCGTTTTTGGCGCCGTGGTCGTTAAGGACGGCAAGATCGTCGCGGAAGGAATGAACCGCGTGGTGGCCAGCCACGATCCCACCTGGCATGCCGAGATGGAAGCCATTCGCCTCGCCTGCATCACCCTGCAAAGTTTCAAGCTGACCGACTGCACGCTCTACACTGCCGGCGAGCCGTGCCCGATGTGTCTGGCGACCTCGTACTGGGCAGGCCTCAAGGACATCTATTACGCCGCTACCGTGGCCGACGCCCTCAAGTATGGCAACTTCGACGACTCCTTCATCTACAAGGAACTCGCGCTGCCGGTCGAGAAGCGCAGCATCAAGATGACGGACATCCTGCGCGAAGAGGCGGTCGAGGTGTGGAAGAAATACAACGCCAAGGCAGACAAGGTCCCTTACTAG
- a CDS encoding DUF4112 domain-containing protein: MPQRVDIEPEILPPSSPPGGRVRRAGSDTLTDENLEHLAALLDDAFRIPGTNLRFGLDAIIGLIPAVGDMLSSLASFIIIFAAWQRGLPQVTLARMVANVAVDTIVGAMPLVGDLFDLAWKANRMNMRLLQRDAEIRHRQTWRDWLFLLLIGLVLLGLALLPFVVLFWIVRLLRG, encoded by the coding sequence ATGCCGCAGCGCGTCGACATCGAACCGGAGATACTTCCGCCTTCCTCACCTCCTGGCGGGCGCGTGCGGCGCGCGGGCAGCGACACGCTCACCGACGAGAACCTCGAACATCTTGCCGCGCTGCTCGATGATGCCTTTCGCATCCCCGGCACCAACCTGCGCTTCGGCCTGGACGCCATCATCGGACTCATTCCCGCCGTCGGCGACATGCTGAGCAGCCTCGCGTCGTTCATCATCATCTTTGCGGCGTGGCAGCGCGGGTTGCCGCAAGTCACCCTGGCGCGCATGGTGGCGAACGTCGCGGTGGATACCATCGTGGGCGCCATGCCACTGGTTGGCGATCTGTTCGATCTGGCTTGGAAAGCGAACCGCATGAACATGCGGCTGCTGCAGCGGGACGCCGAGATACGCCATCGCCAGACCTGGCGCGATTGGCTCTTCCTGCTGCTCATCGGACTGGTGCTGCTCGGCCTCGCCCTGCTGCCCTTCGTCGTGCTGTTCTGGATCGTGCGGCTGCTGCGTGGATAA
- a CDS encoding 2'-5' RNA ligase family protein produces MPQYAVVAYVRDPVGHFLEELRREVYPQYPHLPAHLTILPPRQLLAGEPAAVAALQALGRGIEPFEVTLGAVASFAPVTPTVFLEIAHGAHRMRELHDLLSLPLFQQDEPWPYEPHLTVVKVGTLPEAERAFADALARWAHYHGPRRLLVEQLTFVREGADSCWVDVAPVRLGRKELGVSS; encoded by the coding sequence ATGCCGCAGTACGCGGTCGTTGCTTACGTTCGAGACCCGGTCGGCCACTTCCTCGAGGAGCTGCGGCGCGAGGTCTATCCCCAGTACCCGCATCTGCCGGCGCACCTCACCATACTTCCGCCGCGCCAGTTGCTGGCCGGTGAACCGGCCGCGGTTGCAGCGCTGCAAGCGCTCGGCCGCGGGATCGAGCCCTTTGAGGTAACGCTCGGCGCGGTGGCAAGCTTCGCGCCGGTCACGCCGACCGTCTTTCTCGAGATCGCCCACGGCGCTCATCGTATGCGCGAGTTGCACGACCTCCTGAGCCTGCCCCTCTTCCAGCAGGATGAGCCATGGCCTTACGAGCCGCACCTCACGGTGGTGAAGGTGGGGACGCTGCCCGAGGCGGAGAGGGCTTTTGCCGACGCGCTCGCGCGCTGGGCGCACTACCATGGCCCGCGCCGCCTGCTGGTCGAGCAATTGACCTTTGTCCGCGAAGGCGCCGACAGCTGCTGGGTCGACGTCGCGCCGGTGCGGCTGGGCAGGAAGGAGTTAGGGGTTAGTAGTTAG
- a CDS encoding nucleotide sugar dehydrogenase — protein MHIGIYGSGYLGTVIAACLADFGIPVTIYDEHAALSTAPCGEVPYHEKNLKDMMRRNLRAGRLVYSSNLETFAQRAQVIFLAEDAAHHLDDAALDLARLSGPETLLVVVSPVAVGTTRRIETRLQAAGLKTAMVAHPLFLTSGCAVEDFNWPDRILLGTASNSAVNVMKHLYRPLAMRGVPVIVTSFETAELVREAATAFVATKISFINEISSLCEHVNADAVDLALALGLDKRIAPRCLQPGAALGGQFVEGDLDALTELAGSAGVSLKVLSAAREVNRTLADNVVAKMSTALRQLKGKEVGILGLAFKPHTNSVASSSSIQLAKRLLATGAHVRAYDPVAIPDAKMELNGSVRYCESAYAAAEGVDALVLSTGWPEFRALDYDRIKRLQRTPVLVDTKNLLDATRMRGMGFQYVGVGRG, from the coding sequence ATGCACATCGGAATCTACGGCTCCGGATATCTCGGCACGGTGATCGCCGCCTGCCTGGCCGATTTCGGCATCCCGGTCACCATCTATGACGAGCACGCAGCACTCTCCACCGCCCCCTGCGGCGAGGTCCCATACCACGAGAAGAACCTGAAGGACATGATGCGGCGCAACCTGCGCGCCGGGCGGCTGGTCTACTCTTCCAACCTCGAGACTTTCGCGCAACGCGCGCAGGTCATTTTCCTTGCCGAAGACGCCGCCCACCATCTTGACGACGCGGCGCTCGACCTGGCGCGGCTCTCCGGTCCGGAGACGCTGCTCGTGGTGGTGTCGCCGGTCGCGGTCGGGACCACGCGCCGCATCGAGACGCGCTTGCAAGCCGCCGGACTGAAGACGGCGATGGTCGCGCATCCCCTCTTCCTTACGTCGGGGTGCGCGGTCGAAGACTTCAATTGGCCGGACCGCATCCTGCTCGGCACCGCGTCGAACAGCGCGGTGAACGTGATGAAGCACCTCTATCGTCCGCTGGCGATGCGCGGCGTGCCCGTGATCGTCACCAGCTTCGAGACGGCGGAACTGGTGCGCGAAGCGGCCACGGCGTTCGTCGCGACCAAGATCTCGTTCATCAACGAGATCTCGAGCTTGTGCGAGCACGTCAACGCGGACGCGGTCGACCTGGCGCTCGCGCTCGGCCTCGACAAGCGCATCGCGCCGCGCTGCCTGCAGCCCGGCGCCGCGCTCGGCGGACAGTTCGTCGAAGGGGACCTCGACGCGCTCACCGAGCTGGCCGGCTCGGCCGGCGTCTCGCTGAAGGTCCTGAGCGCAGCGCGCGAGGTCAATCGCACGCTGGCTGACAACGTGGTGGCGAAGATGTCCACCGCGCTGCGGCAGTTGAAGGGAAAAGAAGTCGGCATCCTTGGCCTCGCGTTCAAGCCGCACACCAACTCGGTGGCGTCGTCATCGTCCATCCAGCTGGCGAAGCGGCTGCTGGCGACGGGCGCGCACGTGCGCGCGTACGATCCGGTCGCCATCCCCGACGCCAAGATGGAGTTGAACGGCTCGGTGCGGTATTGCGAATCCGCATACGCCGCGGCCGAGGGCGTGGACGCCCTCGTCCTCTCCACCGGATGGCCCGAGTTCCGCGCGCTCGATTACGACCGCATCAAGCGCCTGCAACGCACACCCGTCCTGGTCGATACCAAGAACCTGCTCGACGCCACGCGGATGCGCGGCATGGGCTTCCAGTACGTGGGCGTCGGCCGCGGATAG
- a CDS encoding serine protease: protein MAQESSTDFKTPLATTWTLDAAAPQQKTAIKSVLLIACSATGLKGTGFLVRSGVIVTNHHVVAGCAAGQVVGITSSGVRVTFSGMVTDADVDLAALKPSVPLKGGLTLGTDRHPKLGTTVSTWGYPLIFNGPAPLLSVGYVAGYSEDESNGKRVKHIVVNGAFNPGNSGGPLLTEHDGRVVGVVVAKFHLYPRIVKDAIEVLAKNPSGVVYTATDANGQPKNLSEAQVVAIVLEQFYKTTQVMIGEAISVSELRRFLEANKAQLR, encoded by the coding sequence ATGGCGCAAGAAAGCTCAACGGACTTCAAGACCCCGTTGGCCACAACGTGGACATTGGATGCGGCTGCTCCTCAACAGAAGACCGCCATCAAGAGTGTCCTGCTAATTGCTTGCTCCGCCACAGGGTTGAAGGGCACAGGTTTTCTGGTTAGATCTGGCGTCATCGTAACCAACCATCATGTAGTCGCTGGTTGCGCAGCAGGACAGGTTGTCGGGATCACGTCGAGTGGTGTCAGAGTAACGTTCTCGGGAATGGTGACAGATGCCGATGTGGATCTTGCCGCCTTAAAGCCCTCGGTACCATTGAAGGGCGGGCTCACCCTCGGCACCGACCGACATCCAAAGCTGGGTACCACGGTCTCTACCTGGGGGTACCCACTAATCTTCAATGGGCCTGCCCCATTGCTGAGCGTTGGTTACGTCGCTGGGTACAGTGAAGACGAGTCGAATGGAAAGAGAGTCAAGCACATCGTCGTAAATGGTGCGTTTAACCCTGGCAACTCGGGTGGGCCACTATTGACCGAGCATGATGGGCGCGTCGTGGGCGTTGTCGTCGCCAAGTTCCACTTGTACCCGAGGATTGTGAAGGATGCGATTGAGGTTCTGGCGAAAAATCCCTCCGGCGTGGTCTATACGGCGACCGACGCGAATGGTCAGCCGAAAAATCTATCAGAAGCCCAAGTCGTAGCAATCGTACTAGAGCAGTTCTACAAGACAACTCAAGTAATGATTGGTGAGGCAATCTCCGTCTCTGAGCTGCGGCGCTTTTTGGAAGCTAACAAAGCACAGCTACGCTGA
- a CDS encoding tetratricopeptide repeat protein: MALAVSLATLAALAAAQATSPLAQADIDKLLSGGVSPARVATLVEQRGLDFDPDQSYLRNLELRDESGKLGDAVRIAGQKRVLPRAQASLKAQRWAQAEQDYRAAIALDPNSAAAHAGLGTALVQQGRGEAAVPELGQALARDPNNAVAHRGMGMALAQRKEYTGALAELAKAKQLDPNDPVTHVAIGDAMLEQGDANGAMTEFTQAQSLDPNLQSARLGIARAFERKGDLSGAETNYRSLLALDSKNPPANYGMGGLMEKKKKDQEALDFYRVAYTSDPGNAKYREAYEHMVTITVNATVNVNINTPPPQPATGTALLHIYRPSRYLGGAGTFNLTVDGRPVAKMGNGRHFTIRVPVGSHYLAGDHMQNYTLVAQAGQEFYFSIEIGMFQWSYAPRDPVRGAREMAGTKPIEPNRIYDRENIVEAGGGSVTVTPQEQKRALKPR; encoded by the coding sequence GTGGCCTTAGCGGTATCTCTGGCGACTCTCGCGGCGCTGGCCGCGGCGCAGGCGACCTCGCCACTTGCTCAGGCAGACATCGATAAGCTGCTCTCCGGCGGCGTGAGTCCCGCGCGCGTGGCGACGCTGGTCGAGCAGCGTGGGCTCGACTTCGATCCCGACCAGAGCTATCTGCGCAACCTCGAGCTGCGCGATGAGAGCGGGAAACTCGGGGACGCGGTGCGCATTGCCGGACAAAAGCGCGTCCTCCCCCGGGCGCAAGCAAGCCTGAAGGCGCAGCGCTGGGCACAGGCGGAGCAGGATTACCGCGCCGCCATCGCCCTCGATCCCAATAGCGCCGCCGCGCACGCGGGCCTGGGCACCGCGCTGGTGCAGCAAGGCCGCGGCGAGGCGGCCGTGCCGGAGTTGGGACAGGCGCTCGCCCGCGATCCCAACAACGCGGTGGCGCATCGCGGCATGGGGATGGCGCTGGCGCAGCGCAAGGAGTACACCGGCGCGCTCGCCGAACTGGCCAAGGCCAAGCAGCTCGATCCCAACGATCCGGTCACGCACGTGGCCATCGGCGACGCGATGCTCGAGCAAGGCGATGCCAACGGCGCGATGACCGAATTCACCCAGGCGCAGTCACTCGATCCCAACCTGCAATCGGCGCGCCTCGGGATAGCCCGTGCCTTCGAGCGTAAAGGCGATCTTTCGGGCGCGGAGACGAACTACCGCTCGCTGCTCGCGCTCGACAGCAAGAATCCGCCCGCCAACTACGGCATGGGCGGGCTGATGGAGAAGAAGAAGAAGGACCAGGAAGCGCTCGACTTCTACCGCGTCGCTTACACCAGCGATCCCGGGAATGCGAAGTATCGCGAAGCGTACGAGCACATGGTCACCATCACGGTGAATGCCACGGTGAACGTGAACATCAATACGCCGCCGCCGCAGCCCGCCACCGGAACAGCGTTGCTCCACATCTATCGTCCGAGCCGGTACTTGGGCGGCGCTGGAACGTTCAACCTTACGGTCGATGGGCGTCCGGTTGCCAAGATGGGCAACGGACGGCACTTCACCATCCGCGTGCCCGTCGGCTCGCACTACCTCGCCGGCGATCACATGCAGAACTACACGCTGGTGGCGCAGGCGGGGCAGGAGTTTTACTTCTCCATCGAGATCGGGATGTTCCAGTGGTCCTACGCGCCGCGCGACCCGGTGCGCGGCGCGCGCGAGATGGCCGGGACGAAACCGATCGAGCCGAACCGCATCTATGACCGCGAGAACATCGTGGAAGCCGGCGGCGGCAGTGTGACGGTGACCCCGCAGGAGCAAAAACGAGCACTCAAGCCGAGGTAG
- a CDS encoding alpha/beta fold hydrolase — MSSGKSTFVPRRFLATGHLQTLAGNYLPRPHLLPAPEKRLFQVEPEVQVLCHCHWQPDRAHAFTVIVVHGLEGSSESQYMYGVGSKAWTEGMNVVRMNMRTCGGTEALSPTLYHNGLGADVGAVVEELIRTEKLERVAMVGYSMGGNLVLYRAGTWGKDAPPQLKAVATVSPSMDLAASADALSEAQNLPYQWHFVRRLKQRFHRKAALHPERYDATRTRGVRTIREFDDQITAPYSGFGDADEYYQRCSSAQYLDRVAIPTLILHALDDPFIRVSAETRALALANPNITYIESEHGGHCAFLADPNGYDGRWAEREIVAFLAQF; from the coding sequence ATGTCCTCCGGAAAATCCACCTTCGTCCCCCGCCGCTTCCTCGCGACCGGCCACCTGCAGACGCTGGCGGGCAACTACCTGCCGCGTCCGCACCTGCTGCCCGCGCCGGAGAAGCGCCTGTTCCAGGTCGAGCCCGAGGTCCAGGTGCTGTGCCACTGCCACTGGCAGCCGGACCGCGCCCACGCTTTCACCGTGATCGTGGTCCACGGACTCGAGGGCTCGAGCGAATCGCAATACATGTATGGCGTCGGCTCGAAGGCGTGGACGGAAGGCATGAACGTGGTCCGCATGAACATGCGGACATGCGGCGGCACCGAGGCACTTTCGCCCACGCTCTATCACAACGGACTGGGAGCGGATGTAGGCGCGGTGGTGGAAGAACTGATCCGCACCGAGAAGCTCGAGCGCGTAGCGATGGTCGGCTACTCGATGGGCGGCAACCTCGTGCTCTATCGCGCCGGAACGTGGGGCAAAGACGCCCCGCCGCAACTCAAGGCCGTGGCCACCGTCTCGCCTTCGATGGACCTGGCCGCCTCCGCCGATGCGCTCAGCGAAGCGCAGAACCTCCCTTACCAGTGGCATTTCGTGCGCCGGTTGAAGCAGCGCTTCCACCGCAAAGCGGCGCTGCATCCTGAGAGGTACGACGCCACCCGCACTCGGGGTGTGCGCACCATCCGCGAGTTCGACGACCAGATCACCGCACCCTACTCCGGCTTCGGCGATGCCGACGAATACTACCAGCGCTGTTCCTCGGCCCAGTACCTCGACCGTGTCGCCATACCCACGCTGATCCTGCACGCGCTCGACGATCCGTTCATCCGCGTGTCGGCGGAGACGCGCGCCCTCGCCCTCGCCAACCCCAACATCACCTACATCGAGAGCGAGCATGGCGGACACTGCGCCTTTCTCGCCGACCCGAATGGTTACGACGGGCGCTGGGCCGAGCGCGAGATCGTCGCGTTCTTGGCGCAGTTTTAG
- a CDS encoding sigma-70 family RNA polymerase sigma factor — translation MDASSIAIRAGVVSAGSRAGTRPLAPMAYAELDDAAVMLRVQAGDDAAFDHLVGKFRRPIISFMYRMARNQGVAEELAQETFLRVYRSRQTYAAEAKFSTWLYRIATNLAVNHARDSRNEKAGVSLDEPDQETGQTLDLADARPTVEQDILRRERWAAIRRHVEELPERQRLAVVMHKYQELDYREIARVLKLSESATKSLLFRAYETLREKLKEFL, via the coding sequence ATGGATGCTAGCAGCATCGCGATCCGCGCGGGTGTGGTCAGCGCCGGCAGCCGGGCGGGCACACGTCCGCTCGCGCCCATGGCGTATGCCGAGCTCGATGACGCCGCCGTCATGCTGCGGGTACAGGCGGGAGACGATGCCGCCTTCGATCACCTGGTAGGGAAGTTCCGGCGGCCGATCATCAGCTTCATGTATCGCATGGCGCGAAACCAGGGGGTGGCGGAAGAGCTGGCACAAGAGACTTTCCTGCGCGTCTATCGCTCGCGGCAAACGTACGCGGCGGAAGCGAAGTTCTCGACCTGGCTGTATCGCATCGCGACGAATCTCGCGGTGAATCACGCGCGCGATTCCCGCAACGAGAAAGCCGGCGTCAGCCTCGACGAGCCCGACCAGGAGACCGGCCAGACGCTCGATCTCGCCGACGCCCGGCCCACCGTGGAGCAGGATATCCTGCGCCGCGAACGCTGGGCGGCTATCCGGCGGCACGTGGAAGAGCTGCCCGAACGGCAGCGCCTGGCCGTGGTGATGCACAAGTATCAGGAATTGGATTACCGCGAGATCGCCCGCGTGCTCAAGCTGAGCGAGTCGGCGACGAAGTCACTTCTCTTTCGCGCCTACGAGACGCTGCGCGAGAAGTTGAAAGAGTTCCTCTGA
- a CDS encoding DUF3106 domain-containing protein, whose product MRFLKSITVCATTVRAAMGCALLCAMMLALGTFAGAQAPPAGGGEQQQQSDQNRQQRRQRMREQGDVEGGRHSRQHQGGHAGDWLRRYGRMSPQQQNQALASDPQFQQLPPERQQRLRDRLQQFNSLPPERRQQIMERMEVFEHLAPEQKEKLRQYSQQFRQMPEERRRMMHRALKSLREMPPDERARALASPRFSQNFSAPEIEILRGMSAFQPPSFGEHDRRDEGRGEYRQREEQQQQQQQNKPPRGE is encoded by the coding sequence ATGCGCTTCCTCAAGTCCATCACGGTGTGCGCGACCACGGTGCGCGCGGCCATGGGATGCGCGCTGCTGTGCGCGATGATGCTTGCGCTCGGGACCTTCGCCGGCGCGCAGGCGCCGCCGGCAGGTGGAGGCGAGCAGCAGCAGCAGTCCGACCAAAACCGCCAACAGCGTCGCCAACGCATGCGCGAGCAAGGCGACGTGGAAGGCGGCCGGCACAGCCGTCAACACCAGGGCGGGCACGCCGGCGACTGGCTGCGCCGCTACGGACGCATGTCTCCGCAACAACAGAATCAGGCGCTGGCCAGCGATCCGCAGTTCCAGCAACTGCCGCCCGAGCGCCAGCAGCGGCTGCGCGACCGGTTGCAGCAGTTCAATAGTCTGCCGCCGGAGCGTCGCCAGCAGATCATGGAGCGCATGGAAGTGTTCGAGCACCTTGCGCCCGAGCAAAAAGAAAAGCTACGGCAGTACAGCCAGCAGTTCCGCCAAATGCCGGAAGAACGCCGCCGCATGATGCATCGCGCGCTCAAGAGCCTGCGCGAGATGCCGCCAGACGAGCGCGCGCGCGCGCTCGCCTCGCCGCGCTTCAGCCAGAACTTTTCCGCGCCAGAGATCGAGATCCTGCGCGGGATGTCGGCGTTCCAGCCGCCGTCGTTTGGTGAACACGACCGTCGCGACGAAGGCCGCGGAGAGTATCGCCAACGGGAAGAGCAGCAGCAGCAGCAACAGCAGAACAAACCGCCGCGCGGAGAGTAA